A genomic region of Catalinimonas niigatensis contains the following coding sequences:
- the tsaD gene encoding tRNA (adenosine(37)-N6)-threonylcarbamoyltransferase complex transferase subunit TsaD, with protein MNKSRHKFKEPDLVNILAIESSCDDTSAAVIQNGKILSNIIASQSVHEKYGGVVPELASRAHQQNIVPVVHQALSEANITKTMLSGVAFTQGPGLLGSLLVGTSFAKSLAYALDIPLLAVDHMQAHILAHFIDDPKPTFPFLCLTVSGGHTQIVKVNNYLDMEILGETQDDAVGEAFDKCAKLMGLPYPGGPYVDQLAHSGDPKKYAFPMTHMPDLQYSFSGIKTAFLNFLKNNERKDPDFIEKNKADIAASIQNTLIEMLLQKLLKASQKTNIREIAIAGGVSANSELRDKLEEESVKNDWTVYLPKLAYCTDNAAMIAMTAHYLLLEGKKASLRTDPDARLHFMGH; from the coding sequence ATGAATAAGTCCCGACATAAATTCAAAGAACCTGATCTTGTCAATATACTGGCAATTGAGTCATCGTGTGATGATACCTCGGCTGCTGTAATACAAAACGGAAAGATACTAAGCAACATTATAGCTTCTCAATCAGTTCATGAAAAATATGGCGGTGTAGTACCGGAATTAGCCTCTCGTGCGCACCAACAAAACATTGTGCCCGTTGTCCATCAGGCGCTTTCCGAAGCAAATATAACAAAAACTATGCTTAGTGGAGTGGCATTTACTCAAGGTCCTGGCTTATTGGGCTCACTTTTAGTGGGAACCTCTTTTGCCAAGTCTCTTGCTTATGCATTAGATATTCCATTGTTGGCAGTAGATCATATGCAGGCCCATATTCTGGCTCATTTTATTGATGACCCTAAGCCTACTTTTCCTTTCCTTTGTCTTACAGTGAGTGGGGGGCATACGCAGATTGTAAAGGTAAATAACTATCTGGATATGGAAATACTGGGAGAGACTCAGGATGACGCGGTAGGCGAGGCCTTTGATAAGTGTGCTAAGCTTATGGGCTTACCTTATCCGGGTGGTCCATACGTCGATCAATTGGCTCATAGCGGTGATCCGAAAAAATATGCTTTCCCTATGACCCATATGCCGGATTTACAATATTCTTTCAGTGGAATTAAGACAGCATTTCTCAATTTTTTAAAAAATAATGAAAGAAAAGACCCTGATTTTATTGAAAAAAATAAAGCAGATATTGCAGCCAGTATTCAGAATACTTTGATTGAAATGCTTTTGCAAAAGCTACTGAAAGCTTCTCAGAAGACCAACATACGTGAAATAGCGATAGCTGGTGGAGTTTCTGCCAACAGCGAACTAAGGGATAAACTGGAAGAAGAATCTGTAAAAAACGATTGGACGGTATATTTACCCAAGTTAGCCTATTGTACTGATAATGCTGCCATGATTGCCATGACAGCACATTACCTATTGCTGGAAGGTAAAAAGGCCTCTTTACGAACAGATCCGGATGCCCGATTACATTTCATGGGTCATTGA
- a CDS encoding tellurite resistance TerB family protein, whose amino-acid sequence MDFHKKGWLRHYLYLRNNYALKKEYDRLMDREDHHEPEAILYELLQPTGLLYGHPANIPIYYKSFLRALRTEKMPAQDKMKIILTESFLNSGLISPRYQQISQRLDVADALLESAIFIGKFYKAVYPHASSSSSSGWFRRDKKGLELSEFLLNLRVEGEKSDKNLGGQFFKSSLLFLDVLYFGQWLHAFMMHEESERLIEKHQQDRLLIFKIILAAAYANRSIEAEEKQLLQNYLELAHFDKATHQSALDLLHDGLNISAIDFEEVKSPIMKRHLMELAILTVCADRIINEEEQLFLEKLQKKLNLDITTFQSSMVAVESFIVEYGQQIQIQDKDKIDQLGNHLLNRIAIMIQTQIPALKEEIVKQPELLKLLQKNQQEKLTSEDRNKIRKELFDAIKALPTFSAIGLPKTYLTFPNLMRVLPENLLSEPDSQ is encoded by the coding sequence ATGGATTTTCATAAAAAAGGTTGGCTGAGGCACTATCTCTATCTTAGAAATAACTATGCGCTGAAGAAAGAATACGACAGGCTGATGGATAGGGAAGATCATCATGAGCCGGAAGCTATTTTATATGAACTATTACAACCCACTGGCTTACTTTATGGGCATCCGGCCAATATCCCTATATACTATAAGTCATTTTTAAGAGCACTCCGTACTGAAAAAATGCCAGCTCAGGACAAAATGAAGATCATTTTGACAGAAAGCTTTTTAAATAGCGGGTTGATCTCACCTCGTTATCAGCAAATCAGTCAGCGCCTGGATGTAGCCGATGCCTTATTGGAATCTGCTATTTTTATCGGAAAATTTTATAAAGCAGTTTATCCCCATGCTTCTTCCAGTTCCTCTTCGGGGTGGTTTCGGCGTGATAAAAAAGGTCTGGAATTGTCTGAGTTTCTTCTTAATCTGAGGGTTGAAGGTGAAAAATCCGACAAAAATCTGGGAGGACAATTTTTCAAGAGCAGTTTACTCTTTTTGGATGTGCTTTATTTCGGACAGTGGTTACATGCGTTCATGATGCACGAAGAATCGGAACGCTTGATTGAAAAGCATCAACAAGATCGTTTACTGATTTTTAAAATTATTCTGGCTGCAGCCTACGCCAACAGATCCATTGAGGCAGAAGAAAAACAACTTTTGCAAAATTATCTGGAACTTGCTCATTTTGATAAAGCTACCCATCAGTCTGCGCTTGACCTTCTTCATGATGGTCTTAATATTAGCGCTATAGATTTTGAGGAAGTAAAGTCTCCCATTATGAAAAGGCACCTGATGGAGCTTGCAATACTTACCGTATGTGCTGACCGGATTATCAATGAGGAAGAACAATTATTTTTAGAAAAGCTTCAAAAAAAACTTAATCTTGATATCACAACTTTTCAAAGTAGTATGGTAGCGGTAGAAAGCTTTATTGTAGAATATGGGCAGCAAATTCAGATACAGGACAAAGATAAAATTGATCAACTGGGAAATCATCTTTTAAACAGAATAGCCATAATGATCCAAACACAAATCCCGGCTCTCAAAGAAGAAATAGTAAAACAACCGGAATTACTCAAGCTTCTTCAGAAAAATCAACAGGAAAAGCTCACTTCTGAAGATAGAAATAAGATCAGAAAGGAATTATTTGATGCAATTAAAGCCTTACCTACCTTTTCGGCCATTGGATTACCTAAAACTTACCTGACCTTTCCCAATCTGATGCGCGTATTACCTGAAAACTTGCTTTCAGAACCGGATTCTCAATGA